The candidate division WOR-3 bacterium genome window below encodes:
- a CDS encoding T9SS type A sorting domain-containing protein: MANLFSFSWKKFSLFFLSFAFLFLPIKGNTSYLLELNPTDDVHIISYGGGEGANAFLKFDISPLPENCLIDSAFLLVYVTNVLGTWDGDITFWNVNSQTWTEDDSAHHIWNIPTSNQIDQTSGFGMVANDWTKSVDVKDIVLVDHSVGNQFVSFKLKDPDDPTFVVPPSLPENNPNRLEVGEVLIGDYIRFRPRESTRPPVLRIYYTLHDVGVKSIVAPTGILDSGTIVTPQAWIKNYGTEDANFRVLFRVRSISYDSIIYLDTQDISLNAGDSLLQEFAPLELSLRGWFRGICSTLYSLDQNESNNRKRKKFGVYRRYREDFNIPWSTVSPPPGWRITWTGDTSTSDWHRRDGASSPWTANSTPYAAIVYYTSDDAPDSLISPTFDFSDMSNLFLRCSTYFRPDDTTRYKAKIIGFAGPDTYLIREYKEPFGPGVEVFRLDWADYKEDVKFAWVFEGDVRGIYWWCLDNVMIYGDEVFPNDVGISEIIRPKPLELPDMVYPEVLVKNFGLDSQMVKVYCGIYEGDTLGTEVYLESILPVDPLPPLETLRLTFPGFATTGGEYGVRFWTALVDTVDENPTNDSIARNFTVNYLATYLYDDSVPVRDTFFYFADEGIGVRFIPEYFPYKISYAHFYFRADDTLPNRFKVRILADDGIDSSPGTILYESEEFGVSPGWNVIDLRDKNLTIKEGGFYLFYLLARDYPSGPQLYRDIARNPIARNRYYFLFSDSLYNKDTTPGDWMIRATVDFQEPVLADSDLKAVFVFKPRGELVLRPLGKEFPISARIENYGNLTLYPALLPDPVVVACTVYDVLGNVIMSENKSLVSESLPTFSGEMVEFSPFIPPAPGRYFIRVRTILPADMVLENDTTTKEIYIYPAYFTGGPDHGIYRHFWIDSDTTEGPVFSWIDTTDMFTLISEGDGASVDLPGGLPFPFRFYDTSYTYLRVSVDGWLSFLPGAVLAPNNSGIPSPSSPNGAIYPYWDDLIIGRDFGGGRIGYKVIGEAPLRKVVIIWDRVKRKGTNYSDPEAGISFEVILDENGTITFQYLDVLTGEKRYDQGRSATVGIEDTTGGVALEYLYGEGRHKYPGNLLTNGRAVRFYRLFQDAGIAKIISPRKEDYPGNLVPKVRVGNFGTLPDTFWTKVQIFSLDTTQRYYAESLSTQLLPGETLTISFPSFNLISGNYLLRCSTYSTEDYNFRNDTASLVFTLRKWRQEADIPRGYTGRRVKSGALVYAEGNVYALKGHNTNEFWKYDPRKDSWLMMPSLPDSSKYLKRRTKTKFGCALAYDANLRRIYAFKGGRRQDFYYFDLTDSIPTETSWVECCTIPKGASGKGPGKGASLVYDQTSQHLFAIKGENTLEFWSYNPLTDNWEAKPDFPAGGYLKRLGYGSALAAKDGIIYGVKGRNTQEFYGYVVADNIWRTLEVVGYPAFKRVRSGACLTAFSDKLYLALGGNSLEFLSYEIIRDTWLTRDSIPKGPYNRKVKPGAALTASDSIVYLFKGGNRTEFWSYGAYIDLQLELLTKGIMEEEVKIVKKPFALEISPNPAGKFIRIKLSSTGKEVNKVKLFTTDGRLITTISVPKDGNLVWNWRTKEGRILPSGIYLFQWESGKEKITKKVIKM; the protein is encoded by the coding sequence ATGGCTAACCTTTTTTCTTTTAGTTGGAAAAAGTTTTCTCTTTTCTTTTTATCTTTCGCCTTTCTCTTTTTACCGATAAAAGGCAATACTTCTTACCTTTTAGAATTGAACCCAACCGATGATGTCCACATTATCTCCTATGGTGGTGGGGAAGGGGCAAATGCCTTTTTGAAGTTTGATATCTCCCCCCTACCGGAAAATTGCCTGATTGATTCCGCCTTCCTTTTGGTTTATGTTACTAATGTTCTTGGGACTTGGGATGGGGATATTACCTTCTGGAATGTCAATTCCCAGACCTGGACCGAAGACGATTCTGCTCATCACATCTGGAATATCCCAACTTCTAATCAGATTGACCAGACCTCAGGTTTCGGGATGGTGGCAAATGACTGGACAAAATCGGTTGATGTGAAGGATATCGTCTTGGTTGACCACAGCGTGGGAAATCAATTTGTTTCTTTTAAGTTAAAGGACCCGGATGACCCGACTTTTGTCGTTCCCCCTTCCTTACCGGAAAATAACCCAAACCGACTGGAGGTGGGCGAGGTTTTAATTGGCGATTATATCCGTTTTCGTCCCCGAGAGAGCACAAGACCACCGGTATTAAGAATTTATTATACCCTTCATGATGTCGGGGTGAAGTCAATCGTGGCACCGACCGGAATTCTTGATTCCGGAACTATTGTTACCCCTCAGGCTTGGATTAAAAATTATGGCACCGAAGATGCCAATTTCCGCGTCCTCTTCCGGGTGAGGAGTATCTCTTATGATTCTATTATCTACTTAGATACTCAGGATATAAGTCTTAATGCCGGTGATTCGCTCCTTCAAGAGTTTGCCCCGCTTGAATTATCTTTGCGGGGTTGGTTTAGAGGGATTTGTTCCACCCTTTATAGTCTTGACCAAAACGAGAGTAATAACCGAAAAAGAAAGAAGTTTGGTGTTTACCGTCGGTATCGGGAGGATTTCAATATCCCCTGGTCAACCGTTTCTCCGCCACCAGGCTGGCGGATCACTTGGACCGGCGATACCTCAACTTCGGATTGGCACAGAAGGGATGGGGCTTCTTCTCCCTGGACCGCAAATTCTACGCCCTATGCGGCGATTGTCTATTACACCTCGGATGATGCCCCGGATTCTCTAATCTCACCAACCTTTGATTTTTCTGATATGTCTAACCTCTTTTTAAGGTGTTCCACTTATTTCCGACCCGATGATACAACGAGATACAAGGCAAAGATTATCGGTTTTGCTGGTCCGGATACCTATCTAATTCGGGAATATAAAGAACCTTTCGGTCCCGGGGTAGAGGTATTTCGTTTGGATTGGGCAGATTATAAGGAAGATGTGAAGTTTGCTTGGGTCTTTGAAGGTGATGTCCGGGGAATCTACTGGTGGTGTCTGGATAATGTGATGATTTATGGTGATGAGGTATTCCCCAATGATGTTGGGATTAGTGAGATTATAAGACCAAAACCCTTAGAATTACCGGATATGGTTTATCCGGAGGTCTTAGTGAAGAATTTCGGTTTAGATTCCCAAATGGTTAAGGTCTATTGCGGCATTTATGAAGGCGATACCTTAGGAACTGAGGTCTACTTAGAAAGTATTCTACCAGTTGACCCTTTGCCGCCACTTGAGACTTTGAGACTTACTTTTCCGGGATTTGCTACCACTGGTGGCGAATACGGGGTGAGATTCTGGACCGCTCTGGTAGATACGGTTGATGAGAATCCAACGAACGATTCCATTGCCCGTAACTTTACAGTCAATTATCTTGCGACCTATCTCTATGACGATTCGGTTCCGGTGCGGGACACTTTCTTCTATTTTGCCGATGAGGGAATTGGGGTTCGTTTTATCCCGGAATACTTCCCCTATAAAATTTCCTATGCCCATTTCTATTTCCGGGCAGATGACACTTTACCCAATCGGTTTAAGGTTCGCATCTTAGCCGATGACGGGATTGATTCTTCTCCGGGGACAATCCTTTACGAATCCGAAGAGTTTGGGGTTTCCCCGGGTTGGAATGTGATTGATTTGCGAGATAAAAACTTAACGATTAAGGAAGGTGGCTTTTATCTCTTTTATCTCTTGGCACGAGATTATCCTTCTGGTCCCCAACTCTATCGGGATATCGCCCGGAATCCGATTGCCCGGAATCGCTACTATTTCTTATTCTCGGATTCTCTCTATAATAAAGATACCACACCGGGTGATTGGATGATCAGGGCAACGGTTGATTTCCAGGAACCGGTTCTGGCAGATTCCGACCTTAAGGCGGTCTTTGTCTTTAAGCCAAGAGGAGAATTGGTTTTGAGACCCTTAGGAAAGGAGTTTCCCATCTCCGCCCGGATTGAGAATTATGGGAATCTGACTTTATATCCTGCCCTCTTACCCGACCCAGTGGTTGTTGCCTGTACGGTCTATGATGTCTTAGGAAATGTGATTATGTCTGAGAATAAGTCTTTAGTTTCGGAAAGCCTTCCCACTTTTAGTGGGGAGATGGTGGAGTTTAGTCCATTTATCCCTCCGGCACCGGGAAGGTATTTTATCCGAGTGAGGACAATTCTCCCGGCGGATATGGTTTTGGAAAATGATACCACAACGAAAGAAATTTATATTTATCCCGCCTACTTTACCGGTGGTCCCGACCATGGGATTTATCGCCATTTCTGGATTGATTCCGATACGACCGAGGGACCGGTCTTTTCTTGGATTGACACAACCGATATGTTCACCTTAATCAGCGAAGGTGATGGGGCAAGTGTTGACTTACCCGGTGGTTTACCTTTCCCCTTTAGATTTTATGACACTTCCTATACTTATCTCCGGGTCTCAGTTGATGGCTGGCTTTCTTTCTTACCCGGTGCGGTTTTAGCCCCGAATAATTCCGGTATTCCCAGTCCTTCTTCCCCGAACGGTGCCATCTATCCCTATTGGGATGATTTAATCATCGGCCGGGATTTTGGTGGTGGTCGGATTGGTTATAAGGTAATAGGTGAAGCGCCACTGCGTAAAGTGGTAATTATCTGGGACCGGGTGAAGAGAAAAGGAACAAATTATTCTGACCCAGAAGCGGGTATCTCCTTTGAAGTTATCTTAGATGAGAACGGGACCATCACCTTCCAGTATCTTGATGTCCTAACCGGTGAGAAAAGGTATGACCAAGGGAGGAGCGCCACAGTGGGGATTGAAGATACGACCGGTGGCGTTGCCTTAGAATATCTCTACGGTGAAGGGAGACATAAATATCCGGGGAATCTATTAACTAATGGTCGGGCGGTTAGGTTCTATCGGCTCTTCCAGGATGCGGGAATTGCCAAAATTATTTCCCCGCGGAAAGAAGATTATCCTGGGAATTTAGTGCCCAAGGTGCGGGTTGGAAATTTCGGAACCCTTCCGGATACCTTCTGGACAAAAGTTCAAATCTTCTCTCTGGATACAACACAACGCTACTATGCGGAATCACTTTCTACCCAACTTCTCCCCGGGGAGACCTTAACCATTAGTTTTCCTTCCTTTAATTTAATCTCCGGGAATTATCTTTTGAGATGCTCTACCTATTCCACTGAGGACTATAACTTCCGGAATGATACCGCCTCTTTAGTCTTCACTTTGCGGAAATGGCGACAGGAAGCGGATATTCCAAGAGGCTATACCGGGAGAAGGGTGAAGTCCGGGGCTCTGGTTTATGCGGAAGGTAATGTCTATGCCTTAAAAGGGCATAATACAAATGAGTTCTGGAAATATGACCCGAGAAAAGATAGTTGGCTGATGATGCCTTCCCTGCCCGATTCCTCAAAATACTTAAAGCGTCGGACCAAGACAAAATTTGGTTGCGCCTTAGCCTACGATGCCAATTTGCGAAGGATTTATGCCTTTAAGGGAGGAAGAAGGCAGGACTTCTACTACTTTGACCTCACCGATAGTATCCCGACCGAGACGAGTTGGGTTGAGTGTTGCACAATTCCGAAAGGGGCAAGTGGTAAAGGACCAGGGAAAGGTGCCAGTTTAGTTTACGACCAGACATCACAACATCTCTTTGCGATAAAAGGTGAGAATACCCTTGAGTTCTGGTCTTATAATCCCTTAACCGACAATTGGGAGGCAAAGCCTGATTTTCCAGCTGGTGGTTATCTCAAAAGACTTGGCTACGGCTCGGCTCTGGCGGCAAAGGATGGTATTATTTATGGAGTGAAGGGAAGAAATACCCAGGAGTTTTATGGCTATGTGGTAGCGGATAATATCTGGCGGACCTTAGAGGTTGTTGGTTATCCCGCTTTCAAACGGGTTCGGTCCGGTGCCTGCCTTACCGCCTTCTCTGATAAACTCTATTTAGCCCTTGGTGGCAACTCCTTAGAATTTCTCTCTTATGAGATTATCCGTGATACCTGGCTCACAAGAGATTCTATACCGAAAGGTCCTTACAATAGGAAGGTTAAACCCGGAGCTGCCCTTACCGCTTCTGATTCTATTGTCTATCTCTTTAAGGGTGGCAATAGAACCGAATTCTGGTCTTATGGTGCCTATATTGATTTACAACTCGAACTTCTGACGAAGGGGATTATGGAAGAAGAGGTGAAGATTGTGAAGAAACCTTTCGCCTTAGAGATTTCGCCCAATCCGGCGGGTAAGTTTATCCGAATTAAGTTATCATCCACCGGTAAAGAGGTAAATAAGGTTAAACTCTTTACCACAGATGGTCGGTTAATTACTACCATTTCGGTACCGAAAGACGGAAATCTCGTTTGGAACTGGCGAACAAAAGAAGGAAGAATTTTGCCTTCCGGAATTTATCTATTCCAGTGGGAGAGCGGAAAAGAGAAAATCACCAAAAAGGTGATAAAGATGTGA
- a CDS encoding T9SS type A sorting domain-containing protein, with product MKRLIVLSFFFGLVFAGINPGYLPKGTEIIRTANARHYANGDGTIRAVIEAEPSFLSEADTLLPNFSGFSELAYLWGSLYQAIKWTTPVRNAFFCGYWGEYYPDAYELERGWVEWDISSIPDGAIINNVICRTYRTEITGSYPNVNLYQMTNRPSGSADALTLYNDAGSGPLYGGYTPTVSGWNTATLSTQARTDLQNHLSDNWFAIGYSGTGPTSGVLTWEIGFAHHTYSPYSPQLIVDYSLPYDVGVTKIVAPAGTIDSGTVFTPACSVFNYGTNTVSYNVRMKIGNFYNQTANVSSHSPNQLVYVTFPQTNANWQRGSYPVSCSTELSTDMNWTNDKKTGSFSVRVRDVGVLSLVLPPEIDSGTSLTPACTVYNFGTTSEGPYLVRLKIGDFYNQVGIVNSHNPQEKLYLTFPSISNLPRGNHPVSCSTEFTYDLNPTNNRLTGSLMVYVSDVGVSKIIAPTGEIDSGVVVTPRCSVYNYGNRSENYSIRLKIGNFYNESASVSGHLPGTYQEIFFPNWEAREVGAHSVSCSTELARDMIRGNDKKTDSVEVLRLVKDVGVESIIRPYVYESQGPLRPKALVKNYGETQEEFWVYFTINIHLGNLVYSDSQLVSLLPDSTLEVEFSEWYATGPILYQAKCSTALFGDNNPENDAKGRIFLVEAQVYDVGVLEISRPRGEISPGPIRPKAKVYNYGHYPESFFTYFKIYSGKELVYYDSSYVSDIYPNEARDVLFDEWNAQVGEYTGQCSTALATDQNHLNDKQIVSFRVRVPTQGWVLVGQVPLNPDGKRIKSGGGMTECAGKLYILKGNNTRSLYSYLPGSASAIYEDSLPLGNSNKKVKKGSGITSDGERFLYIFKGSGTKEFFRYDCQRETIWQELPPVLGEKGLKGGTGVCHLSDFIYLLKGSNTTEFYRFNLANRNWEQLSSPPRSKGFKDGSCLLAHQGKIYLLGNNYNNFYRYSPSANSWDTLKPMPLYHPQVNKKKKVKEGAALTAKGDKIFAFKGGNTGEFWMYDLTQDSWVGLETIPRADERKRVKGGGALVASGEEIWALKGNNTSSIWKYIGGKEEWYSREGSSEAISLNQKEIIRIFPNPTKGSIKVYYHLPRGEKVILEVYNTFGALLYKEETERGEFRVEKLPAGVYLLRLRDKDNKRREERKLIVVK from the coding sequence ATGAAGAGGTTAATAGTTTTAAGTTTTTTCTTTGGTCTCGTTTTTGCTGGAATTAATCCTGGCTACTTACCAAAAGGGACGGAGATTATAAGAACTGCCAATGCCCGGCATTATGCTAATGGCGATGGGACAATCAGGGCAGTGATTGAAGCCGAGCCAAGTTTTCTCTCTGAAGCTGATACCCTTTTACCAAATTTTAGTGGTTTCTCGGAACTAGCTTACCTTTGGGGAAGTCTTTACCAAGCAATAAAATGGACGACACCGGTACGTAATGCCTTTTTCTGCGGCTATTGGGGAGAATATTATCCCGACGCTTATGAATTAGAGCGGGGTTGGGTAGAGTGGGATATCAGTTCCATTCCTGATGGGGCGATAATTAATAATGTTATCTGCCGCACCTACCGGACGGAAATTACAGGAAGTTATCCAAATGTTAACCTTTACCAGATGACCAATCGCCCTTCTGGTTCCGCGGATGCCCTCACCCTTTACAATGATGCCGGAAGCGGACCTTTGTATGGGGGGTATACGCCAACGGTTTCTGGTTGGAATACCGCAACTCTTAGTACCCAGGCACGGACCGACCTTCAGAACCATTTAAGCGACAATTGGTTTGCGATTGGTTATAGCGGCACTGGTCCGACGAGTGGGGTTTTGACTTGGGAGATTGGTTTTGCCCATCACACTTATTCCCCTTATTCTCCTCAACTGATTGTTGACTATTCTCTGCCTTATGATGTTGGGGTGACAAAGATTGTGGCACCCGCAGGAACTATTGATTCGGGAACTGTTTTCACTCCTGCCTGCTCGGTCTTTAATTATGGGACAAATACGGTGAGTTATAATGTCCGGATGAAGATTGGTAATTTCTATAACCAAACCGCTAATGTCTCTTCCCATAGTCCGAATCAGTTGGTTTATGTCACCTTTCCCCAAACCAATGCCAATTGGCAAAGGGGAAGTTATCCGGTCTCCTGCTCTACGGAACTATCTACGGATATGAATTGGACAAATGATAAGAAGACCGGTTCTTTTTCGGTTCGGGTGCGGGATGTTGGTGTTCTTTCTCTTGTTCTCCCACCAGAGATTGACTCCGGAACTTCTCTTACTCCGGCCTGCACCGTTTATAATTTTGGCACAACTTCCGAAGGTCCCTATTTGGTCCGATTAAAAATTGGTGATTTCTATAATCAGGTGGGAATTGTCAATAGCCATAATCCACAAGAAAAATTATATCTTACCTTTCCTTCAATCAGTAATTTGCCCAGGGGAAATCACCCAGTTAGTTGCTCAACAGAATTCACCTACGATCTGAATCCAACCAATAACCGGCTCACCGGTTCTCTAATGGTCTATGTCTCGGATGTTGGGGTGAGTAAGATTATTGCCCCAACCGGAGAGATTGATTCCGGAGTTGTGGTGACGCCCCGATGTTCGGTTTATAATTATGGGAACCGGAGTGAAAATTACTCAATTCGGTTGAAGATTGGTAATTTCTATAACGAAAGCGCTTCGGTCTCTGGTCATTTACCTGGAACTTACCAAGAGATTTTCTTTCCGAATTGGGAGGCAAGGGAAGTTGGGGCTCATTCGGTCTCTTGTTCTACGGAACTGGCTCGGGATATGATAAGGGGAAATGATAAGAAGACCGATTCCGTAGAAGTGCTCCGTTTAGTGAAAGATGTTGGTGTGGAATCAATCATTAGACCTTATGTCTACGAGTCCCAAGGACCTTTGCGACCGAAGGCTTTGGTCAAGAATTACGGCGAGACGCAAGAAGAGTTTTGGGTTTATTTCACGATTAATATCCATCTTGGTAATCTTGTCTATTCTGATTCCCAATTGGTCTCCCTTCTCCCGGATTCTACCTTAGAGGTGGAGTTTTCCGAATGGTATGCGACCGGACCAATTCTCTATCAGGCGAAATGTTCCACCGCCCTTTTTGGGGATAATAATCCGGAAAATGATGCTAAGGGGAGAATCTTTCTGGTTGAGGCGCAGGTTTATGATGTTGGGGTCTTGGAGATTAGCCGACCGAGGGGCGAGATTTCTCCAGGTCCAATAAGACCAAAGGCAAAGGTCTATAATTATGGTCATTATCCGGAGAGTTTCTTTACCTATTTTAAGATTTATTCCGGGAAGGAGTTGGTCTATTATGATTCCTCCTATGTCTCAGATATTTATCCCAATGAGGCAAGGGATGTTTTATTTGACGAATGGAATGCCCAAGTTGGAGAATATACCGGGCAATGCTCAACCGCTCTTGCCACTGACCAGAATCATTTGAATGATAAACAGATAGTCTCCTTCCGGGTGAGAGTGCCAACCCAGGGTTGGGTTTTGGTGGGCCAGGTGCCACTTAATCCGGATGGAAAGAGGATAAAATCGGGTGGGGGAATGACCGAATGCGCCGGGAAATTATATATCTTAAAGGGGAATAATACGAGAAGTCTTTACTCTTATCTTCCGGGTTCGGCTTCGGCAATTTATGAAGATTCTCTACCCCTTGGTAATTCTAATAAGAAGGTGAAGAAGGGAAGTGGTATCACTTCGGATGGGGAGCGTTTCCTTTATATCTTTAAGGGTTCTGGCACAAAGGAATTCTTCCGCTACGATTGCCAAAGGGAGACAATCTGGCAGGAGTTGCCACCGGTTTTGGGGGAGAAGGGTCTGAAAGGCGGAACCGGTGTTTGCCATCTCTCGGATTTTATTTATCTCTTAAAGGGTTCCAATACCACAGAGTTCTATCGGTTCAATCTCGCCAATAGAAATTGGGAGCAATTGTCTTCGCCACCAAGAAGTAAAGGCTTTAAGGACGGTTCCTGTCTCTTGGCACATCAGGGAAAGATTTATCTCTTAGGAAATAACTATAATAACTTCTATCGCTATTCGCCAAGTGCTAATTCCTGGGATACTCTGAAACCAATGCCTCTATATCACCCGCAGGTGAATAAGAAGAAGAAAGTGAAGGAAGGGGCAGCACTTACGGCAAAGGGTGATAAAATCTTTGCCTTCAAGGGTGGCAATACCGGTGAGTTCTGGATGTATGATTTAACCCAAGATTCTTGGGTTGGTTTGGAGACAATTCCGAGGGCGGATGAGAGAAAGAGGGTTAAAGGTGGTGGGGCGCTAGTCGCCTCAGGAGAAGAGATCTGGGCATTGAAGGGAAATAATACCAGTTCCATCTGGAAGTATATTGGTGGGAAAGAGGAATGGTATTCCAGAGAAGGAAGTTCGGAAGCGATCTCTCTAAATCAAAAGGAGATAATTCGGATTTTCCCGAATCCGACAAAAGGTTCGATTAAGGTTTATTACCATCTCCCAAGAGGGGAGAAGGTCATTTTGGAAGTTTATAATACCTTCGGCGCACTTCTTTATAAAGAAGAGACGGAGAGGGGGGAGTTCCGAGTGGAAAAATTGCCGGCGGGTGTCTATTTGCTCCGACTCCGCGATAAAGATAATAAGAGAAGGGAAGAGCGAAAATTGATTGTGGTGAAATAA
- a CDS encoding ATP-binding cassette domain-containing protein, protein MISFQDVTKVYSNSWVALRDINLQINKGEFVFIQGPTGAGKTTILKLIYREELPTRGEVMIQNRKLRELSPKEIPHLRRHIGIVFQDFKLLSDRTVYENLEFALAAINFPRTRMEEVIIKTLTQLGIGNKIENYPHQLSGGEQQKVAIARALAKDPEIILADEPTGNIDPESAEEIIKIFLELANQGKTVIMATHNTEWPKVLKKRTVKLVAGRIVEDLIPG, encoded by the coding sequence ATGATTTCTTTTCAGGATGTAACGAAGGTCTATAGCAATTCCTGGGTGGCATTAAGGGATATTAATCTCCAAATCAATAAAGGGGAGTTCGTGTTCATCCAGGGTCCAACCGGAGCGGGAAAGACAACCATCCTCAAACTCATCTATCGGGAAGAACTACCAACCAGAGGGGAAGTCATGATCCAAAACCGAAAATTGAGAGAACTTTCCCCAAAGGAAATCCCCCACCTGAGACGCCATATCGGTATCGTCTTCCAGGATTTCAAATTGCTCTCCGACCGAACAGTTTACGAAAACTTAGAATTTGCCTTAGCGGCAATTAATTTCCCCAGGACGAGAATGGAGGAGGTAATTATTAAAACCCTCACCCAGTTGGGCATTGGAAATAAGATAGAAAATTATCCCCACCAACTCTCGGGTGGCGAACAGCAGAAGGTGGCGATTGCCCGGGCATTAGCCAAAGACCCCGAGATAATTTTAGCCGATGAGCCAACCGGTAATATTGACCCGGAATCAGCCGAAGAGATTATTAAAATCTTCTTAGAACTAGCCAATCAGGGAAAGACGGTAATTATGGCAACCCATAATACCGAATGGCCCAAGGTCTTAAAGAAGAGAACCGTAAAGTTAGTGGCTGGAAGAATCGTTGAAGATTTGATCCCCGGTTAA
- a CDS encoding permease-like cell division protein FtsX — MAFQFIWKETLRTIKTSRLNFFLSAIVQALCLLVFLIFFLITLNLLSLVRKTYNRIEIYAFLEDNTSYPEVADKVFLIAGVKEVRYVSKEEALEELKEDLGDEAGILSGLEKNPLPNSIRIKLEQTYHSRQALKEIEEKLSRIPGIREVWSGKEVLGKLERFLRITLISDFALLIIIGIAVIFIIFQNIEATYLQRRREVEIMRLVGASASLVSAPFYCQGFLQGTLGGLFAFLALALLAYLLSSNLSLSFSFPLLPLLLLSLFLGAFLGIAGSYTALSRMGETSK, encoded by the coding sequence ATGGCTTTCCAATTTATTTGGAAAGAGACCTTACGGACAATAAAAACCTCCCGGCTCAACTTCTTCCTCTCGGCAATCGTCCAGGCCCTCTGCCTCCTTGTCTTTTTAATCTTCTTCCTCATCACCCTCAACCTCCTCTCTTTAGTCCGAAAGACCTACAACCGGATAGAGATTTACGCCTTCTTGGAAGATAACACTTCCTATCCAGAAGTGGCGGATAAGGTGTTCTTAATCGCCGGTGTGAAAGAGGTGCGTTATGTGTCAAAGGAGGAGGCACTTGAGGAATTGAAAGAGGACTTGGGGGATGAGGCCGGTATCTTATCCGGTTTGGAGAAAAACCCCCTCCCCAATTCCATCCGGATTAAATTGGAACAGACCTACCACTCCCGCCAAGCCTTAAAAGAGATAGAAGAGAAACTCTCCCGCATCCCCGGGATTAGGGAAGTCTGGTCGGGAAAAGAAGTTCTGGGGAAACTGGAAAGGTTCTTGCGCATCACTCTCATTTCCGACTTTGCCCTCTTAATCATCATTGGCATCGCTGTGATATTCATCATCTTCCAAAATATTGAAGCCACCTATCTCCAGCGCCGGCGGGAGGTTGAGATAATGCGGTTAGTGGGAGCGAGCGCCTCTTTAGTCTCGGCACCATTTTACTGTCAAGGTTTTCTCCAGGGGACATTGGGTGGTCTATTTGCCTTTCTCGCTCTTGCCCTTTTGGCTTACCTCCTCTCTTCTAATCTTTCCCTCTCTTTCTCTTTCCCTCTCTTACCGCTTCTCCTCCTCTCGCTCTTCCTCGGCGCCTTCTTGGGTATTGCCGGCTCTTATACCGCCCTCTCTCGGATGGGAGAAACCAGTAAGTGA
- a CDS encoding peptidoglycan DD-metalloendopeptidase family protein → MKSLTFLFFSFWLITAFSQEVEEFEKKKRELEETKRKLAEIEGKIKTLEKEEKSVLKRIEAVDEKISVTRKYLQQLSSLINLKEKEIAGVKREIVLTQRKIKQSKENLSQLLFLFYKINRFLPLEFYLEGKSLPAIYRKVINLKYLGREGKRSIEELSQLKKELEVKEKKLLTAHQELAKMKQEKVAEENSLKGTKELEKKILSRVRMEKEKQARMEKDLKEAKARLEKIIAELEKRRQARRLAPGAHYLEIMKGNLPWPVKGRVVSYFGSQLHPKYKTRTKNTGIDIECAVGSPVKVIAKGRVVYAERFMGYGNMVIVDHREGYYTIYSDLSEILVTVGQELEGGNVLGKASENLHFEIRREGKPVDPLEWLGK, encoded by the coding sequence ATGAAATCTCTAACCTTCCTCTTTTTCTCCTTTTGGTTGATTACTGCTTTTTCCCAGGAGGTTGAGGAGTTTGAAAAAAAGAAGAGGGAATTGGAAGAGACGAAGCGAAAATTAGCCGAGATTGAAGGGAAGATCAAAACTTTGGAGAAGGAAGAGAAGAGTGTCTTAAAAAGAATTGAAGCGGTAGACGAAAAAATTTCGGTCACCCGAAAATATCTCCAGCAACTATCCAGTTTAATCAACTTAAAGGAAAAGGAGATTGCCGGGGTGAAAAGGGAAATCGTTCTCACGCAGAGGAAAATTAAGCAAAGCAAGGAAAATCTTTCTCAGCTCCTCTTTCTCTTCTATAAGATCAACCGCTTCCTCCCCTTAGAATTTTATCTGGAAGGAAAAAGTCTTCCGGCGATTTACCGGAAGGTAATCAACTTAAAATATCTGGGACGGGAGGGGAAGAGAAGTATTGAAGAACTCTCCCAATTAAAAAAGGAACTGGAGGTAAAAGAGAAGAAATTGCTCACCGCCCATCAGGAGTTGGCAAAGATGAAACAAGAAAAAGTGGCGGAGGAAAACTCCTTGAAAGGGACCAAAGAATTAGAGAAAAAGATTCTCTCCCGGGTGCGGATGGAGAAGGAGAAACAGGCGAGGATGGAAAAGGACTTGAAAGAGGCAAAAGCCCGATTAGAAAAAATAATTGCCGAATTGGAAAAACGCCGCCAGGCACGCCGTTTAGCCCCGGGCGCTCACTATTTAGAAATTATGAAAGGGAACCTCCCCTGGCCGGTAAAAGGAAGGGTAGTCTCTTACTTCGGCAGCCAATTACATCCCAAATATAAGACCCGGACCAAAAATACCGGGATTGATATTGAATGTGCGGTCGGCTCTCCGGTAAAGGTAATCGCCAAGGGACGGGTGGTTTATGCGGAACGATTTATGGGTTATGGGAATATGGTAATTGTTGACCATCGGGAAGGTTATTACACAATCTATTCTGACCTTTCCGAAATTCTGGTGACGGTTGGTCAGGAATTAGAAGGGGGCAATGTTTTAGGGAAGGCGAGCGAAAACCTCCATTTTGAAATTAGAAGGGAAGGAAAACCGGTTGACCCTTTGGAATGGTTAGGGAAATGA